From a region of the Oryza sativa Japonica Group chromosome 6, ASM3414082v1 genome:
- the LOC107276560 gene encoding desmethyl-deoxy-podophyllotoxin synthase: MAAFLVYVLVLVPLAVVPFVYFNRVARRRGGDVRLPPSPWGLPVIGHLHHLVGALPHVAMRDLARRHGPLMLLRLGELPVVVASSAEAAREVMKTRDLDFATRPMSRMARLVFPEGGEGIIFAPYGDRWRELRKICTVELLSGRRVQSFRPVREEEAGRLLRAVAAASPGQAVNLSELLSAHAADSSVRAIMGDRFRDRDAFLAMLERGLKLFAKPALPDLYPSSRLAMLLSRMPRRMKQHHRDMVAFLDAIIQEHQENRSAAADDDNDLLDVLLRIQREGDLQFPLSSESIKATIGDMLVGGSETAATTLHWIMAELVRNPKVMQKAQDEVRRELIGHRKVTEDTLCRLNYMHMVIKEALRLHPPGSLLLPRECRRTCQVLGYDIPKGATVFVNVSAIGRDPKYWDEAEEFIPERFEHSDVDFKGTHFEYTPFGAGRRMCPGMAFGLANVELTLASLLYHFNWELPSGIHAENLDMTEEMRFTTRRLHDLVLIPVVHVPLPTI, encoded by the exons ATGGCGGCGTTTCTGGTCTACGTGCTCGTCCTTGTCCCTCTAGCCGTCGTGCCTTTCGTCTACTTCAACCGCGTcgcgcgccggcgcggcggcgacgtccggctgcctccgtcgccgtggGGGTTGCCGGTGAtcggccacctccaccacctggTGGGCGCGCTCCCGCACGTCGCCATGCGCGACCTGGCGCGGCGCCACGGCCCGCTCATGCTGCTCCGGCTCGGCGagctccccgtcgtcgtcgcgtcctccgcggaggcggcgcgcgaaGTGATGAAGACGCGCGACCTCGACTTCGCCACGCGGCCCATGAGCCGGATGGCGCGGCTCGTCTTCCCGGAGGGCGGCGAGGGCATCATCTTCGCGCCGTACGGCGACCGGTGGAGGGAGCTCCGCAAGATCTGCACCGTCGAGCTGCTCAGCGGGCGGCGCGTCCAGTCCTTCCGACCAGTccgcgaggaggaggccggccgcctactccgggcggtggcggcggcgtcgccggggcAGGCCGTCAACCTGAGCGAGCTGCTGTCGGCGCACGCCGCCGACTCGTCGGTGCGCGCCATCATGGGCGATCGGTTCAGGGACCGCGACGCGTTCTTGGCGATGCTGGAGCGCGGCCTCAAGCTGTTCGCCAAGCCTGCACTGCCGGATCTCTACCCGTCGTCGCGCCTCGCCATGCTCCTCAGTCGAATGCCGCGTCGGATGAAGCAGCATCACCGGGACATGGTCGCGTTCCTGGACGCCATCATCCAGGAGCACCAAGAGAACAGatcagccgccgccgacgacgacaacgacttGCTCGACGTGCTCTTGAGGATCCAGAGGGAAGGCGACCTGCAGTTTCCCCTGTCCAGTgaaagcatcaaggcaacaatTGGA GACATGTTGGTTGGGGGCAGCGAGACCGCAGCAACGACGCTGCATTGGATCATGGCGGAGCTCGTGAGGAATCCGAAAGTGATGCAGAAGGCACAAGATGAAGTACGACGAGAGCTCATCGGGCATCGTAAAGTGACAGAAGATACCCTATGTAGACTGAATTACATGCATATGGTCATCAAGGAGGCACTCCGGCTACACCCACCGGGATCATTGCTGCTACCACGGGAATGCCGACGCACGTGCCAAGTCCTAGGATACGATATACCCAAGGGAGCAACGGTGTTTGTTAACGTATCGGCTATTGGTAGGGATCCCAAGTACTGGGACGAAGCTGAAGAGTTTATTCCAGAGAGGTTTGAGCATAGTGATGTTGACTTTAAAGGCACACATTTTGAGTACACACCATTTGGAGCAGGTCGGAGGATGTGCCCTGGCATGGCGTTTGGTCTAGCCAATGTGGAGCTCACATTAGCGAGCCTCCTGTACCATTTCAACTGGGAACTGCCGAGCGGGATACACGCTGAGAACCTAGACATGACAGAGGAGATGCGATTCACCACGCGGCGGCTCCATGACCTTGTCCTTATTCCTGTAGTCCACGTACCCTTGCCTACAATATAA
- the LOC4341631 gene encoding zealexin A1 synthase → MAAAASSVLAYLLVVALLAIVPLVYFGWVARRRGEGGRLPPSPWGLPVIGHLHHLAGALPHHAMRDLARRHGPLMLLRLGELPVVVASSAEAAREVMRTRDIEFATRPMSRMTRLVFPAGTEGIIFAPYGDEWRELRKVCTVELLSARRVQSFRAVREEEVGRLLRAVAATSSSPSPAQAAVNLSALLSAYAADSAVHAIIGSRFKDRDKYLMLLERGLKLFARHTLPDLYPSSRLAMWLSRMPRRMMQHRREAYAFTDAIIREHQENRAAGAGDGDGDDKEDLLDVLLRIQREGDLQFPLSTERIKTTVGDMFAGGSETAGTALQWIMAELIRNPRVMHKVQDEVRQTLAGRDRVTEDAISNLNYMHLVIKEALRLHPPVPLLLPRECRNTCQVLGFDVPKGAMVLVNAWAISRDPQYWDEPEEFIPERFEDSNIDFKGTNFEYTPFGAGRRMCPGIAFGLANVELMLASLLYHFNWQLPDGMDTADLDMTEEMVVSARRLHDLLLVPVVHVPLPVASS, encoded by the exons atggcggcggcggcgtcgtctgtTCTGGCCTACCTGCTCGTCGTTGCTCTCCTTGCCATCGTGCCTCTCGTCTACTTCGGCTGGGTggcgcgccggcgcggcgagggcgggcggctgccgccgtcgccgtgggggCTGCCGGTGATCGGGCACCTGCACCACCTGGCGGGCGCGCTCCCGCACCACGCCATGCGCGACCTGGCGCGGCGCCACGGCCCGCTCATGCTGCTCCGCCTCGGCGAGCTCCCCGTCGTGGTGGCGTCctccgcggaggcggcgcgcgaggTGATGAGGACGCGCGACATCGAGTTCGCCACGCGACCCATGAGCCGGATGACGCGGCTCGTCTTCCCCGCGGGCACCGAGGGGATCATCTTCGCGCCCTACGGCGACGAGTGGCGGGAGCTCCGCAAGGTCTGCACCGTCGAGCTGCTCAGCGCGCGACGCGTCCAGTCCTTCCGCGCCGTccgcgaggaggaggtcggccgCCTGCTCcgcgccgtggcggcgacgtcgtcgtcgccgtcgccggcgcaggCCGCCGTGAACCTGAGCGCGCTGCTGTCGGCGTACGCCGCCGACTCGGCGGTGCACGCCATCATCGGGAGCCGGTTCAAGGACAGGGACAAGTACCTGATGCTCCTGGAGCGAGGGCTCAAGCTGTTCGCCAGGCACACCTTGCCGGACCTCTACCCGTCGTCGCGCCTCGCCATGTGGCTCAGCCGCATGCCGCGGCGGATGATGCAGCACCGGCGGGAGGCGTACGCGTTCACGGACGCCATCATCCGGGAACACCAAGAGAAccgagccgccggcgccggcgacggcgacggcgacgacaaggAGGACTTGCTCGACGTGCTCCTGAGGATCCAGAGGGAAGGTGACCTGCAGTTCCCTCTGTCCACTGAAAGAATCAAGACAACGGTTGGA GACATGTTTGCGGGAGGCAGCGAGACTGCGGGGACGGCGTTGCAATGGATCATGGCCGAGCTCATAAGAAACCCAAGAGTGATGCACAAGGTACAAGATGAGGTACGACAAACACTTGCCGGTCGTGACAGAGTAACTGAAGATGCAATAAGCAACTTGAACTACATGCACCTTGTCATCAAGGAGGCGTTGCGGCTGCATCCTCCTGTGCCTCTACTACTGCCACGGGAGTGTAGAAACACCTGCCAAGTCTTAGGATTCGATGTGCCCAAAGGAGCAATGGTGCTTGTGAACGCGTGGGCGATTAGCAGGGACCCTCAGTATTGGGATGAACCCGAGGAATTTATCCCTGAGAGGTTTGAGGATAGCAACATTGATTTCAAGGGGACAAACTTTGAGTACACACCATTCGGGGCAGGACGAAGAATGTGCCCTGGCATCGCATTTGGTCTGGCAAATGTAGAGCTTATGCTCGCAAGCCTCCTATACCATTTCAACTGGCAATTGCCAGATGGGATGGATACTGCGGATCTAGACATgacggaggagatggtggtTAGTGCCCGACGGCTCCATGACCTTTTACTTGTTCCTGTGGTCCATGTTCCATTGCCAGTAGCCTCATCATAG
- the LOC9270282 gene encoding desmethyl-deoxy-podophyllotoxin synthase → MAGFPVYLLFLAALIILPMANLIRSARHRRLAGARRPPPGPWALPVIGHLHHLLAGKLPHHHKLRDLAARHGPLMLLRFGELPVVVASSADAAREIAKAHDLAFATRPVTRTARLTLPEGGEGVIFAPYGDGWRQLRKICTLELLSARRVLSFRAVREQEVRCLLLAVASPSPEGTTATASVVNLSRMISSCVADSSVRAIIGSGRFKDRETFLRLMERGIKLFSCPSLPDLFPSSRLAMLVSRVPGRMRRQRKEMMEFMETIIEEHQAARQASMELEKEDLVDVLLRVQRDGSLQFSLTTDNIKAAIADLFIGGSETAATTLQWAMSELLNNPKVMQKAQDEIRQAGDLDMTETLAVTARRKADLLVVPVVRVPIVG, encoded by the exons ATGGCTGGATTTCCAGTCTACCTGCTCTTCCTCGCTGCCCTGATCATCCTTCCCATGGCCAACCTCATCCGTTCTGCACGCCACCGGCGTCTTGCCGGcgcacggcggccgccgccggggccgtGGGCGCTCCCGGTGAtcggccacctccaccacctcctcgccggaaaGCTCCCGCACCACCACAAGCTGCGTGACCTCGCCGCGCGCCACGGCCCGCTCATGCTGCTCCGCTTCGGCGAGCTCCCCGTCGTGGTGGCCTCGTCGGCGGACGCGGCGCGCGAGATCGCGAAGGCGCACGACCTCGCCTTCGCGACGCGCCCCGTCACCCGGACGGCGCGGCTGACCCTGCCGGAGGGAGGCGAGGGCGTCATCTTCGCGCCCTACGGCGACGGGTGGAGGCAGCTCCGGAAGATCTGCACCCTCGAGCTCCTCAGCGCCCGCCGCGTGCTGTCCTTCCGAGCCGTCCGCGAGCAGGAGGTCCggtgcctcctcctcgccgtggcgtcgccgtcgccggaagggacgacggcgacggcgagtgtCGTCAACCTGAGCAGGATGATATCGTCGTGCGTCGCCGACTCGTCGGTGCGCGCCATCATCGGAAGCGGCCGGTTCAAGGACAGGGAGACGTTCCTCCGGCTGATGGAGCGAGGGATCAAGCTGTTCTCCTGCCCGAGCTTGCCGGACCTCTTCCCGTCGTCGCGGCTGGCCATGCTCGTCAGCCGAGTTCCTGGCCGCATGAGGCGGCagaggaaggagatgatggAGTTCATGGAGACCATCATCGAGGAGCATCAGGCGGCGCGCCAGGCCTCCATGGAGCTCGAGAAAGAGGACCTGGTAGACGTACTCCTAAGAGTTCAGAGAGATGGTAGCCTTCAGTTTTCCCTCACCACGGACAACATCAAAGCTGCCATTGCT GATCTGTTTATAGGTGGcagcgagacggcggcgacgacgctgcAATGGGCAATGTCAGAGCTGTTGAACAATCCAAAGGTGATGCAGAAGGCACAAGACGAGATACGACAA GCAGGCGACCTCGATATGACTGAAACTCTGGCGGTTACCGCACGGCGAAAAGCCGACCTGTTGGTAGTTCCAGTTGTGCGTGTCCCCATCGTGGGTTAA